A stretch of the Aegilops tauschii subsp. strangulata cultivar AL8/78 chromosome 4, Aet v6.0, whole genome shotgun sequence genome encodes the following:
- the LOC109742297 gene encoding steroid (22S)-hydroxylase, translating into MAAIMASITSELLFFLPFILLALLTFYTSAVAKCHGLHRWSGRTKKRRPNLPPGAVGWPFIGETFGYLRAHPATSMGQFMDQHIARYGKIYRSSLFGDRTVVSADAGLNRYILQNEGRLFECSYPRSIGGILGKWSMLVLVGDPHREMRSISLNFLSSVRLRAVLLPEVERHTLLVLRDWLPSSSSAVFSAQHEAKKFTFNLMAKNIMSMDPGEEETERLRLEYITFMKGVVSAPLNFPGTAYWKALKSRATILGVIERKMEERLEKMNKEASSMEEDDLLGWAMKQSNLSKEQILDLLLSLLFAGHETSSMALALAIFFLEGCPKAVEELREEHLEIARRQKLRGECKLSWEDYKEMVFTQCVINETLRLGNVVRFLHRKVIRDVHYNGYDIPSGWKILPVLAAVHLDSSLYEDPSSFNPWRWKGNASGVAQNSNFMPYGGGTRLCAGSELAKLEMAIFLHHLVLNFRWELAEPDQAFVYPFVDFPKGLPIRVHRIAQEEEGEE; encoded by the exons ATGGCCGCCATCATGGCCTCCATAACCAGCGAGCTCCTTTTCTTCCTCCCCTTCATCCTCCTGGCCCTGCTCACCTTCTACACCAGCGCCGTGGCTAAATGCCATGGCCTCCACCGGTGGAGCGGCCGGACGAAGAAGAGGCGGCCGAACctgccgcccggcgccgtcgGCTGGCCCTTCATCGGCGAGACCTTCGGGTACCTCCGCGCCCACCCGGCCACCTCCATGGGCCAGTTCATGGACCAGCACATCGCACG GTACGGGAAGATATACCGGTCGAGCCTGTTCGGGGACCGGACGGTGGTGTCGGCGGACGCGGGGCTGAACCGGTACATCCTGCAGAACGAGGGGCGGCTGTTCGAGTGCAGCTACCCGCGGAGCATCGGCGGCATCCTGGGGAAATGGTCCATGCTGGTGCTCGTCGGCGACCCCCACCGCGAGATGCGGTCCATCTCCCTCAACTTCCTCAGCTCCGTCCGCCTCCGCGCCGTGCTCCTCCCGGAGGTGGAGCGCCACACCCTCCTCGTCCTCCGCGACTGGCTgccttcctcctcctccgccgtctTCTCCGCCCAGCACGAAGCCAAGAAG TTCACGTTTAACCTGATGGCGAAGAACATCATGAGCATGGACCCCGGCGAGGAGGAGACGGAGCGGCTGAGGCTCGAGTACATCACGTTCATGAAGGGGGTGGTGTCCGCGCCCCTCAACTTCCCCGGCACGGCCTACTGGAAGGCCCTCAAG TCGCGAGCCACCATACTTGGAGTAATAGAGAGGAAAATGGAGGAAAGGCTTGAGAAAATGAACAAGGAGGCCTCGAGCATGGAAGAAGATGATCTTCTCGGGTGGGCAATGAAGCAATCCAATCTTTCAAAAGAGCAAATATTGGACCTCTTGCTGAGCTTGCTCTTTGCCGGGCATGAGACATCGTCAATGGCGCTCGCCCTCGCCATCTTCTTCCTGGAAGGTTGCCCTAAAGCTGTCGAAGAACTGCGG GAGGAGCATCTTGAGATTGCTAGGAGACAGAAGCTGAGAGGGGAGTGCAAACTGAGCTGGGAAGACTACAAAGAGATGGTTTTCACGCAATGC GTTATAAACGAGACCTTGCGGCTAGGCAACGTGGTCAGGTTCCTGCACCGGAAGGTCATTCGAGATGTGCACTACAATG GGTATGACATCCCGAGCGGATGGAAAATTCTGCCGGTGTTAGCGGCGGTGCATCTCGACTCGTCGCTGTACGAGGATCCCAGCAGCTTCAACCCTTGGAGATGGAAG GGCAACGCATCCGGCGTGGCGCAGAACAGCAACTTCATGCCCTACGGCGGCGGCACCAGGCTCTGCGCCGGGTCGGAGCTCGCCAAGCTCGAGATGGCCATCTTCCTGCACCACCTGGTGCTCAACTTCCGGTGGGAGCTCGCCGAGCCGGACCAGGCGTTCGTCTACCCGTTCGTCGACTTCCCCAAGGGCCTGCCCATCAGGGTCCATAGGATTGCacaggaggaagaaggagaagagtAA
- the LOC109742299 gene encoding probable receptor-like serine/threonine-protein kinase At4g34500: MDAAGPPPAASGSGRSFLGLSTAAEAALAGAVVLLLVVAAASIAAYLARRRGGGGRAKPQSSRVDHALSSGSLLPTSTPKHQKYAEVGAEVGTSSSDVASSSAAASSLESPVRKKPERISGGGAAPGVEMGWGRWYELEELEAATGGFREANVVGEGGYGTVYRGVLAGGEVVAVKNLFDHKGQAEQEFKVEVEAIGRVRHKHLAGLIGYCAEGPKRMLVYEFVENGNLEQWLHGDVGPVSPLTWEIRLKIAIGTAKGIAYLHEGLEPKVVHRDIKSSNILLDKKWNPKVSDFGMAKVLGSGSSYVTTRVMGTFGYVAPEYASTGMLNESSDIYSFGVLLMELISGRSPVDYNRPAGEVNLVEWFRGMVGSRRVEDLADPRIVPAPAPRVLNRVLLVCLRCIDSDAHKRPKMGQIVHMLEGDEFPFRTEHRSPRAAHRPSTNARTSLLAEKAGADDADKSTWR, encoded by the exons ATGgacgccgccggcccgccgcccgctgcctcCGGCAGCGGCAGGTCCTTCCTCGGGCTGTCCACCGCCGCCGAGGCCGCGCTCGCGGGCGCCGTCGTCCTGCTCCTCGTTGTCGCGGCCGCGTCGATCGCCGCGTACCTGGCGCGCCGGCGCGGGGGCGGGGGCAGGGCCAAGCCGCAGTCCTCGCGCGTCGACCACGCGCTCTCCTCCGGCTCGCTCCTCCCGACCTCCACGCCCAAGCACCAGAAGTACGCCGAGGTCGGGGCCGAGGTCGGCACCAGCTCCTCCGACGTGGCCAGCTCGTCCGCGGCGGCCAGCTCCCTGGAGTCGCCGGTGCGGAAGAAGCCGGAGAGGATCAgcgggggcggggcggcgccCGGGGTGGAGATGGGCTGGGGGAGGTGGTACGagctggaggagctggaggcggccaCGGGCGGGTTCCGCGAGGCGAACGTGGTCGGGGAGGGAGGCTACGGCACGGTGTACCGCGGTGTGCTTGCCGGCGGTGAGGTGGTCGCCGTCAAGAACCTCTTCGATCACAA GGGTCAGGCCGAGCAGGAATTCAAGGTGGAGGTTGAAGCCATCGGCAGAGTGAGGCACAAGCACCTCGCCGGCCTCATCGGCTACTGCGCGGAAGGGCCTAAACG GATGCTCGTGTACGAGTTTGTTGAGAACGGCAACTTGGAGCAGTGGCTGCACGGGGACGTCGGCCCCGTCAGCCCGCTGACATGGGAGATCCGTCTCAAGATCGCCATCGGGACAGCCAAAGG TATTGCCTACTTGCACGAGGGGCTGGAGCCCAAGGTGGTGCACCGGGACATCAAGTCCAGCAACATCCTTCTGGACAAGAAATGGAACCCCAAGGTGTCCGACTTCGGCATGGCCAAGGTCCTCGGCTCCGGCTCCAGCTACGTGACGACCCGTGTGATGGGCACGTTCGG GTACGTGGCCCCGGAGTACGCGTCGACGGGGATGCTGAACGAGAGCAGCGACATCTACAGCTTCGGCGTGCTGCTGATGGAGCTCATCTCCGGGAGGAGCCCGGTGGACTACAACCGGCCGGCGGGCGAGGTGAACCTGGTGGAGTGGTTCAGGGGGATGGTGGGGAGCCGGCGCGTGGAGGACCTGGCGGACCCGCGCATCGTGCCGGCGCCGGCGCCCAGGGTGCTCAACCGGGTGCTGCTGGTGTGCCTCCGCTGCATCGACTCCGACGCGCACAAGCGGCCCAAGATGGGGCAGATCGTGCACATGCTCGAGGGCGACGAGTTCCCCTTCCGCACG GAGCACCGATCGCCGCGGGCGGCTCACCGGCCGTCGACCAACGCGCGGACGTCGCTTCTGGCCGAGAAGGCCGGAGCCGACGACGCCGACAAATCCACGTGGAGATGA